The genomic region TCCCGATTCAGCTGATGTATGTGCACAAGTCTCTTTTCTTCCCAAAGCTTTCTCAGGACTAGCACTCAAGGAGGCAGAAGGAACTTCAACGATTCCCTTCTGGGCAGCATATTTACGGACATCTTCTCGTAACACTCTCCCATCTTTACCGGTTCCAGAGACTTCATTTATATCTATATCATATTGCTTTGCAAGGCTCCGAACAGGAGGTGTAGACAAAACTCCGCCTATGTTATGTGTGTTAAGCTCAGAATCTAGTGACTTAGTGATTTCCAAATTCTCAAATATCTGCTTTGGAACGTGAGATTCCTTGACGGCCATCTTTAAAAGAATTTCTCCAACCTACGATTTAATTGAAACTTTAAATCATAAATAAGAGTTTGAATATGATTAAAACCAGAATGAGCTAATCCACATGAGAGAAATGATATGCTGTTACCAAATTTCTAAAGGAAAAATTCCCGTTACTAGTTCAATTTCTAAAGGGCCATTATTGTCCACTAACTCTCTTACATATGCGGACCTCTCCACAAATCCTCAAACCATAGGTTGTAAGGTGTAAAAGTATTCTGACCTTGACGATGTCACCAGGAATGTAGAGAAGCTGAGAAACTTTCCCTTGATAACGGCTTGTTATTTCGATGGTTGCTTTGTCACTTTGAACTTCACAAAGTGGCTGAAATTCGTCAACTTGATCCCCCTGCCAAAATCACAAATTAAACCTCAAATTCCACATTCTCTTCGAAACAACCTAATATCATATATTCATACTAAATGACACTCCCATTGTATGCAAAATGAAGACCGTCAATGTGGCTGTGCAGGCCTGCGAAAACTTCTCATTCAAATCTGACAAACCTTGCACAAATACGTGGatcaacaacataaatgtatACAAATGCATGTGCAATTATATTGTACAGGATACGTTTATGCGAAAGGTAGAAGGAATAACAGACCTCCTGCACAAACCATTTGAGTAGCTCGCATTCGGCAATGCCTTCTCCGGTTTGAGCCAACGGTACATCAACTATACCATTACCATTAACCGCTGCTGCAACATCAGCCACTGCCTCACTTGAAAACCACCTCCCATTCACATTACACGCAATTCTACGCTAAAAATTCACAAtttgcaaaataaataaataaccataCAGATTACGAacaaatttaccaaaaaaatagttgaaaagaaccatctttgaatgtaaatttaaaCAATTTCCACAATTTTGATTACTGACCAATCATTTAATCAGAACCAAGATTAATTAGCAAGCGAAAGAGACTTACAATGGATACCTGATCGGCCAAGCAGAACCAGGTGGAAGCGGCAGTAGAGAACGCAACGAGATCGGAAGAGGAGACTCGAAACGGAGAGTGGTGGGAAGAATGCACCGCCGCCGGCGACGGAGCTGAAGAGGTGTACGTACAGAGCCACGGGCCACCGTTGACCAAAGCCCGCTTATGCCAGAGCCGCCTAGCGATCATCATACTTTCTGGATTTTAAAATTTACTATAATTCTGAAGTAAAAATTATCGGAGTGAGCTCTCTACCTACGAGTGACTATATATTCTTGTTCTGCTGTTTCTGAATTTGGCTCTttgattttagtttaaattaatttaatttaacataaattaatTATGATTGGTTGGGATGGTTGCTGCATCAGCTGATAAGCTTTGCAATCGGCCAT from Pyrus communis chromosome 4, drPyrComm1.1, whole genome shotgun sequence harbors:
- the LOC137732293 gene encoding lipoamide acyltransferase component of branched-chain alpha-keto acid dehydrogenase complex, mitochondrial isoform X2; translation: MMIARRLWHKRALVNGGPWLCTYTSSAPSPAAVHSSHHSPFRVSSSDLVAFSTAASTWFCLADQRRIACNVNGRWFSSEAVADVAAAVNGNGIVDVPLAQTGEGIAECELLKWFVQEGDQVDEFQPLCEVQSDKATIEITSRYQGKVSQLLYIPGDIVKVGEILLKMAVKESHVPKQIFENLEITKSLDSELNTHNIGGVLSTPPVRSLAKQYDIDINEVSGTGKDGRVLREDVRKYAAQKGIVEVPSASLSASPEKALGRKETCAHTSAESGWNYEDTTVTLRGFQRRMVTSMSMAAKVPHFHYVEDIKCDALVELKNSFQSNNTDSNVKHTFLPLLIKTLSVAMSKYPLMNSSFNEESLEVILKGSHNIGIAMATPYGLVVPIIKNVQSLSILEITKELSRLQQLALENKLKPEEISGGTITLSNIGAIGGKYGSPLLNLPEVAIIAIGRIQKVPRFADDGGVYPVSVMTVNIGADHRVLDGATVARFCNEWKQYIENPELLMLRMR
- the LOC137732293 gene encoding lipoamide acyltransferase component of branched-chain alpha-keto acid dehydrogenase complex, mitochondrial isoform X1; translated protein: MMIARRLWHKRALVNGGPWLCTYTSSAPSPAAVHSSHHSPFRVSSSDLVAFSTAASTWFCLADQVSIRRIACNVNGRWFSSEAVADVAAAVNGNGIVDVPLAQTGEGIAECELLKWFVQEGDQVDEFQPLCEVQSDKATIEITSRYQGKVSQLLYIPGDIVKVGEILLKMAVKESHVPKQIFENLEITKSLDSELNTHNIGGVLSTPPVRSLAKQYDIDINEVSGTGKDGRVLREDVRKYAAQKGIVEVPSASLSASPEKALGRKETCAHTSAESGWNYEDTTVTLRGFQRRMVTSMSMAAKVPHFHYVEDIKCDALVELKNSFQSNNTDSNVKHTFLPLLIKTLSVAMSKYPLMNSSFNEESLEVILKGSHNIGIAMATPYGLVVPIIKNVQSLSILEITKELSRLQQLALENKLKPEEISGGTITLSNIGAIGGKYGSPLLNLPEVAIIAIGRIQKVPRFADDGGVYPVSVMTVNIGADHRVLDGATVARFCNEWKQYIENPELLMLRMR